A genomic segment from Glycine soja cultivar W05 chromosome 20, ASM419377v2, whole genome shotgun sequence encodes:
- the LOC114401893 gene encoding uncharacterized protein LOC114401893: MEEMRLTAYESSKLYKEKVKKYNDKTLLKKDFQLGQQVLLFNSRLKLFPGKLKSKWYEPFTIKKVRQYVAVELCDPQSKDPDRTWVVNGQRLKQYHGGAMERLNTVLRLDPG, translated from the coding sequence ATGGAAGAGATGAGATTGACTGCTTATGAATCTTCAAAGTTGTATAAAGAAAAGGTTAAAAAGTATAATGACAAAACGTTGCTCAAGAAGGACTTTCAGCTAGGACAACAGGTGTTGCTTTTCAACTCAAGACTTAAATTGTTCCCTGGAAAGCTTAAATCAAAGTGGTATGAACCATTTACTATCAAGAAAGTTCGACAATATGTAGCAGTGGAGCTTTGTGATCCTCAATCTAAAGATCCTGACAGGACATGGGTAGTGAACGGACAAAGGTTGAAACAATACCATGGTGGAGCTATGGAAAGATTGAACACTGTTCTTCGCTTGGATCCTGGATAA